The following coding sequences lie in one Haloterrigena sp. KLK7 genomic window:
- a CDS encoding dicarboxylate/amino acid:cation symporter, translating to MWQRYRSVPLIYRITLAFVLGSAAGIAFGEQMTIVEPLGDLFLRLLNMLVIPIIVFTLLTGIRQLSPARLGKIGGATVGLYAVTTTIAGIIGLVVANVLQPGRGVEFAGGEASSQAPPSLTEVVLGIVPSNPITAMAEGNLLATVFFVIIFGIALTYVRAQQEELADRVDSVFEAFEIGAEAMFVIVRGVLEYGVIGVFALMAAGIGTEGIGVFSSLGELVLAVAIAVVVHITFTYLLLLMGVVADVSPLAFLTGSKDAMVTAFATRTSSGTLPVTMSNAEEDLRIKERIYSFVLPVGATANMDGAAIRQAITVVFAANVVGQPLALSEQVLVLIVVVLISIGTAGVPGAGIVMLTVVLNQIGLPLAVVGFVAGVDPILGRIATMNNVTGDLAVSTVVGKWNDAIDFDSGVWTQTSTDTGTVVSDDD from the coding sequence GTGTGGCAGCGGTACCGGTCGGTGCCGTTGATCTATCGTATCACACTCGCATTCGTCCTCGGATCCGCAGCAGGGATCGCATTCGGCGAACAGATGACGATCGTCGAACCACTCGGAGACCTCTTCCTGCGACTCCTTAACATGCTGGTGATTCCGATCATCGTCTTCACGCTGCTGACCGGAATCCGTCAGCTATCGCCAGCTCGACTCGGCAAGATCGGTGGAGCGACTGTCGGCCTCTATGCGGTAACGACCACCATCGCAGGCATCATCGGACTCGTCGTCGCGAACGTCCTTCAACCTGGCCGTGGCGTCGAGTTCGCCGGCGGTGAGGCTTCGTCCCAGGCCCCTCCCTCGCTGACCGAGGTCGTACTCGGTATCGTCCCGAGCAACCCCATCACCGCAATGGCGGAAGGGAACTTGCTCGCAACCGTCTTCTTCGTGATCATCTTCGGCATCGCGCTCACCTATGTGCGTGCCCAACAGGAGGAACTCGCAGACCGTGTCGACTCGGTATTCGAGGCGTTCGAAATCGGCGCCGAGGCGATGTTTGTCATCGTTCGTGGTGTCCTCGAGTACGGTGTGATCGGCGTATTCGCACTCATGGCTGCCGGAATCGGCACCGAGGGAATCGGCGTGTTCTCGTCGCTCGGTGAACTCGTGCTCGCCGTCGCGATCGCGGTCGTCGTCCACATCACGTTCACGTACCTCCTCCTCCTCATGGGCGTCGTTGCTGACGTCTCACCGCTCGCGTTCCTCACCGGTTCGAAGGACGCGATGGTGACCGCCTTCGCTACCCGCACCTCGAGCGGCACACTCCCGGTGACGATGAGCAACGCCGAAGAAGACCTCCGCATCAAGGAGCGGATCTACTCGTTCGTACTCCCAGTTGGCGCCACAGCGAATATGGACGGTGCTGCCATCCGACAGGCGATTACCGTCGTATTCGCCGCGAACGTGGTCGGGCAACCACTCGCGCTCTCCGAGCAAGTACTCGTACTGATCGTCGTCGTACTCATCAGCATTGGTACCGCCGGCGTCCCCGGAGCGGGGATCGTTATGCTCACCGTAGTACTCAACCAGATCGGTCTCCCACTCGCGGTAGTCGGGTTCGTCGCTGGCGTCGACCCGATCCTCGGTCGCATCGCGACGATGAACAACGTAACTGGCGATCTCGCGGTTTCGACTGTCGTCGGCAAATGGAACGACGCGATCGACTTTGACAGCGGCGTCTGGACGCAGACGTCGACCGACACTGGAACTGTCGTCTCTGACGATGACTAG
- a CDS encoding ribonuclease HI family protein, whose amino-acid sequence MTDEPLPVEHLSPLAALVEEVLAGVGYEVAAAIDAIDDAVPGYGGLFDPATTPDELRRALEGLLESGLTRPSVPEPTSDAFVLYVDGSSRGNPGPAGAGAVIMDAAEDQLARLGRPVGSRTGNNTAEYVALQLGLAELLARYEPRRLEVRIDSMTVIRDVWGGDDPTEPGVETYSEAVAAALSSVPDHRYTHLADSDPNPADALATVGADIAAFGPG is encoded by the coding sequence GTGACCGACGAACCCCTGCCGGTCGAACACCTCTCGCCGCTCGCCGCGCTCGTCGAGGAGGTACTCGCGGGCGTCGGCTACGAGGTGGCGGCCGCCATCGACGCCATCGACGACGCTGTCCCCGGCTACGGCGGTCTCTTCGACCCCGCGACCACTCCGGACGAGTTGCGTCGCGCGCTCGAGGGCCTGCTGGAGTCGGGACTCACCCGGCCATCCGTTCCTGAGCCGACGAGCGACGCGTTCGTCCTCTACGTCGACGGCAGTTCACGCGGTAACCCCGGACCCGCAGGTGCGGGCGCTGTCATCATGGACGCTGCGGAGGACCAGCTCGCCCGTCTCGGCCGACCCGTCGGCTCCCGGACGGGGAACAACACCGCCGAGTACGTCGCCCTCCAGCTCGGGCTCGCCGAACTGTTGGCTCGCTACGAGCCACGCAGGCTGGAAGTGCGCATCGATTCGATGACGGTCATCCGAGACGTCTGGGGTGGCGATGACCCGACGGAGCCGGGCGTCGAGACGTACAGCGAGGCCGTCGCGGCGGCACTGTCGAGCGTCCCGGACCACCGGTACACGCATCTGGCCGACAGCGACCCGAACCCCGCCGACGCACTGGCGACAGTGGGAGCCGATATCGCGGCCTTCGGACCCGGATAA
- a CDS encoding ATP-binding protein codes for MSRGERHSINEVIGEVTRALIPNITKNEIRQRTCEQFAASELYSFAWIGCYDPEKEEVIPSASAGIAENTLTGITLTEESPRAKLTKEAVRTRELTVGRYPVDDPPSEDRRDRAHKHDDRTCAVIPLVYEETLHGVLHLATDRSHGFDAVERESLAELGVTIAYAFENEASSANTDSTERKETEAEMTKVTVESEQERRLYETIISSTPDLVYAFDLDYRFIFANDALLEMWGQTFEESVGKTLRENGYEPWHAEMHEREIDQVVETKEPVRGEVAFQHAERGHRIYDYIFAPVLNEEGEVEAVAGTTRDVTERKEAEEALQESEERFRALVTASSDVVYRMSPDWTEMHHLEGKEFIADTRESTEDWLDRYIHPDDQERVMEAIDEAIRTKSIFELEHQVEQVDGSLGWTFSRAVPMLDEDGDIVEWVGMASDITERKEYERKLEQTNAQLRRSNAELKRFAHAASHDLQEPLRMVSSYLQLLENRYGDTLDADAKEFIEFAVDGADRMREMVDALLEYSRIHTNEKDFEPIDCETVLEEAMENLQMAIAESDATITSDELPTVSGDERQLIQLFQNLLDNAITYAGDGPPTVHVSAERRDGEWLFSVRDDGIGIDPAETDDIFEVFNRLHTPDEYEGTGIGLAICKRIVTTHDGRIWVESDPGEGTTFFFTIPDSIAEGTAQKEW; via the coding sequence ATGAGTCGCGGTGAGCGACATTCTATAAATGAGGTGATAGGAGAAGTCACCCGGGCGTTGATTCCGAACATCACCAAAAACGAGATACGACAACGCACTTGTGAGCAGTTCGCAGCGTCGGAGTTGTACTCCTTTGCGTGGATCGGTTGCTATGATCCAGAGAAAGAGGAGGTGATTCCGTCAGCCTCCGCCGGGATTGCGGAGAATACGCTCACTGGAATCACTCTCACTGAGGAGTCACCCCGAGCGAAACTGACAAAGGAAGCCGTGCGAACGCGGGAGCTCACAGTCGGACGGTATCCCGTTGACGATCCCCCGTCCGAGGATCGGCGTGACCGCGCCCACAAACACGACGACCGAACCTGCGCGGTCATCCCCCTCGTTTACGAAGAGACGCTGCACGGAGTCTTACATCTGGCTACCGACCGGTCGCACGGATTTGACGCAGTCGAGCGAGAATCGCTCGCAGAGTTAGGAGTGACAATCGCATACGCCTTCGAAAACGAGGCGTCGTCCGCGAATACTGATAGCACTGAGCGCAAGGAAACGGAAGCAGAGATGACGAAAGTGACCGTCGAGTCCGAGCAGGAGCGACGGCTTTACGAGACCATCATCTCCAGTACTCCCGACCTCGTCTACGCGTTCGACCTCGACTACCGCTTCATATTCGCTAACGACGCACTGCTGGAGATGTGGGGCCAAACCTTTGAAGAGTCCGTCGGGAAGACCCTGCGGGAAAACGGCTACGAGCCGTGGCACGCGGAGATGCACGAACGCGAGATCGACCAAGTCGTGGAAACGAAAGAACCCGTCCGCGGCGAAGTGGCGTTCCAACACGCCGAGCGCGGCCACCGAATCTACGACTACATCTTCGCACCGGTACTCAACGAGGAGGGGGAAGTCGAAGCCGTCGCCGGAACGACGCGCGACGTCACCGAGCGCAAGGAGGCCGAGGAGGCGCTTCAGGAGAGCGAGGAGCGATTCCGAGCGTTGGTCACCGCTAGCTCGGACGTAGTGTATCGCATGAGCCCCGATTGGACCGAAATGCATCACCTCGAAGGCAAGGAGTTCATCGCCGATACGCGCGAATCGACCGAGGATTGGCTTGATAGATACATTCACCCGGACGACCAGGAGCGTGTCATGGAGGCCATCGACGAAGCGATCCGGACCAAGAGCATCTTCGAACTGGAACATCAGGTAGAGCAGGTCGATGGGAGCCTGGGCTGGACGTTCTCGCGTGCGGTACCGATGCTGGATGAGGACGGTGACATCGTCGAGTGGGTCGGTATGGCGAGCGACATCACCGAGCGCAAAGAGTACGAGCGGAAACTCGAACAAACCAACGCCCAACTGAGACGCTCGAACGCGGAACTCAAGCGATTTGCCCACGCCGCCTCCCACGACCTCCAAGAGCCATTACGGATGGTCTCTAGCTATCTCCAGCTACTCGAAAATCGCTACGGGGACACCCTCGATGCTGACGCCAAGGAGTTCATCGAGTTCGCTGTCGATGGCGCAGACCGGATGCGGGAAATGGTCGATGCGCTGCTCGAATATTCCCGAATACATACCAATGAAAAGGACTTCGAGCCGATTGACTGCGAGACAGTCCTCGAGGAGGCGATGGAGAATCTCCAGATGGCAATCGCCGAAAGCGATGCCACCATCACGTCGGATGAACTGCCCACGGTGAGCGGCGATGAACGCCAACTCATTCAGCTCTTCCAGAACCTCCTCGATAACGCCATCACGTATGCAGGCGATGGCCCACCGACCGTCCACGTCTCCGCCGAGCGACGAGACGGCGAGTGGCTGTTTTCGGTCCGCGACGATGGGATCGGGATAGACCCAGCGGAAACAGACGACATCTTCGAAGTATTCAACCGCCTCCACACTCCTGACGAGTACGAGGGAACTGGTATCGGTCTCGCCATCTGCAAACGCATCGTGACGACTCACGATGGCCGTATCTGGGTCGAGTCCGACCCCGGCGAGGGGACGACGTTCTTCTTCACGATACCTGATAGTATCGCGGAAGGAACGGCACAGAAGGAGTGGTAA